One Vicugna pacos chromosome 31, VicPac4, whole genome shotgun sequence genomic region harbors:
- the CTSB gene encoding cathepsin B: protein MWHLLATLGCLVVLTSAQSSVHFPPMSDELIDYVNKRNTTWKAGHNFRNADLSYVKKLCGTFLGGPKLPERVAFAGNMALPKSFDAREQWPNCPTIKEIRDQGSCGSCWAFGAVEAISDRICIHSNGRVNVEVSAEDMLTCCGLECGEGCNGGFPSGAWNFWTKQGLVSGGLYDSHVGCRPYSIPPCEHHVNGSRPPCTGEGATPKCRKNCEPGYTPSYKDDKHFGCSSYSVPSNQEEIMAEIYKNGPVEGAFSVYSDFLLYKSGVYQHVKGEMMGGHAIRILGWGEENGTPYWLVGNSWNTDWGDNGFFKILRGQDHCGIESEVVAGVPCAKRD from the exons ATGTGGCACCTCTTAGCCACCCTCGGCTGCCTGGTGGTGCTGACCAGTGCGCAGAGCAGTGTGCATTTCCCGCCCATGTCGGATGAGCTGATCGACTATGTGAACAAGCGTAACACCACTTGGAAG GCCGGACACAACTTCCGCAACGCGGACCTGAGCTACGTGAAGAAGCTGTGTGGCACCTTCCTGGGTGGGCCCAAGCTGCCCGAGAG GGTTGCGTTTGCTGGGAACATGGCTCTGCCCAAAAGCTTCGATGCCCGGGAGCAGTGGCCAAACTGCCCGACCATCAAAGAGATCAGAGACCAGGGTTCCTGTGGCTCCTGCTGG GCGTTTGGGGCCGTGGAAGCCATTTCCGACCGGATCTGCATCCATAGCAACGGGCGTGTGAACGTGGAGGTGTCTGCCGAGGACATGCTCACCTGCTGCGGCCTAGAGTGTGGGGAGGG TTGTAACGGCGGCTTCCCTTCTGGAGCTTGGAACTTCTGGACGAAGCAAGGCCTGGTGTCCGGTGGCCTCTATGACTCACATGTCG GTTGCAGGCCCTACTCCATCCCTCCCTGCGAGCACCACGTGAACGGCTCCCGGCCCCCGTGCACGGGGGAGGGGGCCACCCCCAAGTGCAGAAAGAACTGCGAGCCTGGCTACACCCCGTCCTACAAAGACGACAAGCACTTCG GCTGCAGCTCCTACAGCGTCCCCAGCAACCAGGAGGAGATCATGGCCGAGATCTACAAGAACGGCCCGGTCGAGGGGGCCTTCTCTGTGTACTCGGACTTCCTGCTCTACAAGTCTG GAGTGTACCAGCACGTCAAGGGGGAGATGATGGGCGGTCACGCCATCCGCATCCTGGGCTGGGGCGAGGAGAATGGCACCCCCTACTGGCTGGTCGGCAACTCCTGGAACACTGACTGGGGCGACAACG GCTTCTTTAAGATCCTCAGAGGACAGGATCACTGCGGAATCGAATCGGAAGTCGTGGCCGGGGTCCCGTGCGCTAAGCGAGACTAG